In one Culex quinquefasciatus strain JHB chromosome 2, VPISU_Cqui_1.0_pri_paternal, whole genome shotgun sequence genomic region, the following are encoded:
- the LOC6050568 gene encoding uncharacterized protein LOC6050568 encodes MKIRQLVGLSAVLAIGVQWVRGQNCVGTGTDFMCPDPQGSLEVYVRHETYCNRFYKCIEGKPVEGRCPAGSYFNPVENLCCPDESLCYRSQPCVAPVEGCQGCVNKLIPTGVDPSEFFVCNCDGTGEGHKCPWAFDACSRTNVTLVFVNGRCQNPNAAGATTVEPASTTTVAPSSTTEASTTTAETTTTTAASTTADSTTEASSTTEASTTEVTTTVAPAKRKK; translated from the coding sequence ATGAAGATTCGGCAGCTAGTGGGGCTGAGTGCGGTGTTGGCCATCGGAGTTCAGTGGGTTCGCGGTCAAAACTGCGTCGGAACCGGTACCGATTTCATGTGTCCAGATCCGCAGGGATCGCTCGAGGTGTACGTGCGGCACGAGACCTACTGCAACCGGTTCTACAAGTGCATCGAGGGCAAGCCCGTCGAGGGTCGATGCCCCGCCGGCAGTTACTTTAACCCAGTGGAGAACCTGTGCTGCCCGGATGAGTCCCTCTGCTATCGATCTCAACCGTGTGTGGCTCCGGTCGAGGGTTGCCAGGGCTGTGTCAACAAGCTGATCCCAACCGGAGTCGATCCGTCCGAGTTCTTTGTGTGCAACTGTGACGGAACCGGTGAAGGTCACAAGTGTCCGTGGGCGTTCGATGCCTGTTCCAGGACAAACGTGACGCTAGTCTTTGTCAACGGACGCTGCCAGAACCCGAACGCGGCTGGAGCAACCACGGTGGAACCGGCTTCCACAACCACGGTAGCCCCGAGCTCGACGACTGAAGCTTCGACTACCACGGcggagacgacgacgacgacagctGCGTCTACGACGGCTGATTCTACGACGGAGGCAAGTTCGACTACGGAGGCATCTACGACAGAAGTGACTACGACGGTGGCGCCTGCCAAGCGGAAAAAGTAA